The proteins below come from a single Pseudarthrobacter sp. SSS035 genomic window:
- a CDS encoding sugar ABC transporter ATP-binding protein, with amino-acid sequence MDLDLFGGQCHALLGENGAGKSTLLKVIAGVHPPDEGKLLLAGAEQPLRSPAHARRLGISMVPQELTFAGDRSVAENIFLGSLPSLGPFVRQRSLLRQAEELLGRLGVHIDPKSPLRTHRPAIQQMVMIARGMAMEGKLFIFDEPTAALTGPEIERLFGVMSRLRADGAALLYVSHRLPELARIADTITILRDGRVVDRVPAKGTSEQQLVRSMVGRTIERFFDTRSHHEVGRDVALSVTGLTKHGDFTDINFDVHKGEIVGLAGLMGAGRTEVARGIFGIDRVSAGTIKVNGKLVSIRSPRDAIDAGLALVPEERKAQGLVLDFSISDNIVLPFLRKLSRCRFISQRRLRAYALKVSDEIGVKASSVTVPVSQLSGGNQQKVILARWLAAKPRIYILDEPTRGIDVGAKADIYRQIGALTDAGAAVLVISSELPELLGICDRILVMRAGRLVGEVQSATATEESILELAMGSQTP; translated from the coding sequence GTGGACCTGGATCTGTTCGGCGGCCAATGCCACGCGCTGCTGGGAGAAAACGGCGCCGGCAAGTCAACGCTGCTAAAAGTCATCGCAGGCGTTCATCCCCCGGACGAGGGAAAGCTGCTGCTGGCGGGAGCAGAACAACCGCTGCGATCCCCCGCCCACGCCCGCCGTCTCGGAATCAGCATGGTGCCGCAGGAACTCACCTTCGCCGGCGACCGCTCCGTTGCGGAAAACATCTTCCTGGGTTCGTTGCCCAGCCTCGGCCCATTCGTACGCCAGAGATCCCTGCTCCGGCAGGCAGAGGAACTCCTCGGGAGGCTCGGTGTCCACATCGACCCTAAGTCACCCCTGCGGACCCATCGACCGGCCATCCAGCAAATGGTCATGATCGCCCGTGGAATGGCGATGGAGGGAAAACTTTTCATTTTCGACGAGCCGACCGCGGCGCTAACCGGCCCGGAAATCGAAAGACTCTTCGGGGTTATGTCAAGGCTAAGGGCCGACGGCGCCGCGTTGCTGTATGTGAGCCACCGGCTTCCGGAGCTGGCCCGGATCGCCGACACCATTACCATCCTGCGGGATGGAAGAGTTGTCGACCGGGTACCGGCCAAAGGCACCAGCGAGCAGCAACTGGTGCGGTCCATGGTCGGACGTACCATCGAACGCTTCTTCGATACCAGATCCCACCATGAGGTCGGGCGCGACGTGGCGCTTTCAGTGACAGGCCTGACGAAACACGGTGATTTCACGGACATCAATTTCGATGTGCACAAAGGCGAGATCGTCGGGCTTGCAGGACTCATGGGCGCCGGACGAACCGAAGTGGCGCGCGGCATTTTCGGAATAGACCGGGTCTCGGCAGGGACCATCAAGGTCAACGGGAAACTGGTGTCGATCAGGTCGCCCCGCGACGCCATTGACGCCGGCTTGGCTCTAGTCCCTGAGGAACGTAAGGCCCAAGGCCTCGTCCTGGACTTTTCCATCTCGGACAACATCGTCCTGCCTTTCCTGCGCAAGCTGTCCCGCTGCCGCTTCATCTCTCAACGGCGGCTGCGTGCGTACGCGCTGAAGGTCAGTGACGAAATTGGCGTCAAGGCCTCCAGCGTGACAGTGCCCGTGAGCCAGCTTTCGGGCGGCAATCAGCAAAAAGTCATTCTGGCCCGCTGGCTCGCCGCGAAGCCCCGGATCTACATCCTGGACGAACCAACCCGTGGCATCGATGTCGGCGCCAAAGCCGATATTTACCGTCAAATCGGTGCTCTCACCGATGCGGGCGCTGCCGTACTGGTCATTTCCTCTGAGCTGCCGGAGCTGCTGGGGATTTGTGACCGGATTCTTGTCATGCGGGCCGGACGTCTGGTCGGGGAAGTCCAATCCGCCACAGCCACTGAGGAATCGATCCTCGAACTTGCGATGGGAAGTCAAACACCATGA
- a CDS encoding GMC family oxidoreductase, with the protein MNRIDEADVLVIGAGAGGGAISKRLSDGGIKVICLEQGDWIHPMDRPHMSREWELEKRRAWSHDPNVRRGAEDYPSSGANPPLMYNAVGGSAQIYAGAWPRFKPVDFRRGTEHGLEGTIDWPISYEDLEPYYTINDAEIGVARQVGDPGNPGRPEGWGPAVAPGKVGLRMSKAFEKLGWHWWPADHAILTRPKEGRLACNACGPCLAGCPRHSIATPDITYWPKALHNGVDLRTSARVEQITTAGGKATGAIYIDRNTGARHQVKAKMVVVCANGVGTPRLLLMSAQAGHPDGLANSNGLVGKHLMYHAWAFEDFWFEEPTEGFKAPEAAVLYSQEFYHSDPNRGFVNGFSIQVGRSSGAAHAALGANSGNTAPWGSKHREFFNRHFGNHLLVYIQGEDLPVATNRVTLDTSITDSDGLPGVHVNYELHENDRRLLAFGRERAREAAQASGGLVDSSSSGSGGVDFPQPGWHLMGTCRMGNTPEDSTTNRFNQTWDVPNLFIADGSSLPTSAAVNPTSTLQAVAVRCAEYIKANHAQILSQRTTPVNHIELAG; encoded by the coding sequence ATGAACAGGATCGATGAGGCGGATGTTCTGGTGATCGGCGCCGGCGCGGGAGGCGGGGCGATTTCGAAACGGCTCAGCGACGGCGGGATCAAAGTGATCTGCCTGGAGCAGGGCGACTGGATCCATCCGATGGATCGCCCGCACATGTCCCGGGAATGGGAGCTTGAAAAGCGCCGCGCCTGGAGCCATGATCCCAACGTCCGCCGCGGAGCGGAGGACTATCCGTCGAGCGGCGCCAACCCACCGCTGATGTACAACGCCGTCGGCGGCTCGGCCCAGATCTACGCCGGCGCCTGGCCTCGCTTCAAGCCGGTAGATTTCCGCCGCGGGACAGAGCATGGCCTGGAGGGCACCATCGACTGGCCAATCTCGTATGAGGATTTGGAACCGTACTACACCATCAACGACGCCGAGATCGGGGTAGCGCGTCAGGTGGGAGACCCGGGCAATCCCGGCCGCCCTGAAGGATGGGGACCCGCCGTCGCACCGGGCAAGGTCGGGCTGCGCATGTCCAAGGCCTTCGAGAAGCTCGGCTGGCACTGGTGGCCCGCCGACCACGCTATCCTGACCCGGCCCAAGGAGGGCAGGCTGGCCTGCAACGCCTGCGGGCCCTGCCTCGCCGGCTGCCCCCGGCACTCCATCGCAACCCCGGACATCACATACTGGCCCAAGGCCCTGCACAATGGAGTGGACCTGCGGACCAGCGCCCGGGTCGAGCAGATCACCACCGCAGGCGGCAAAGCCACCGGCGCGATCTACATCGACCGCAACACGGGCGCGCGTCACCAGGTGAAAGCCAAAATGGTCGTCGTGTGCGCAAACGGAGTCGGAACCCCGCGGCTGCTGCTCATGTCGGCCCAAGCCGGGCATCCCGACGGCCTGGCCAACAGCAACGGCCTTGTCGGCAAGCACCTGATGTACCACGCATGGGCGTTCGAGGACTTCTGGTTCGAGGAGCCCACCGAAGGTTTCAAAGCACCGGAAGCGGCGGTCCTCTACAGCCAGGAGTTCTACCACTCAGACCCGAACCGGGGCTTCGTCAACGGATTCTCCATCCAGGTCGGCCGCTCCTCAGGGGCCGCACATGCGGCGCTGGGCGCCAACAGCGGGAACACGGCTCCCTGGGGCTCGAAACACCGTGAATTCTTCAACCGGCACTTCGGCAATCACCTGCTGGTCTACATTCAGGGAGAAGACCTGCCGGTGGCCACCAACAGAGTCACCCTTGACACCTCCATCACCGACTCCGACGGGCTGCCGGGCGTCCATGTGAACTACGAGCTGCACGAGAATGACCGCCGGCTTCTGGCATTCGGGCGGGAACGTGCCCGGGAGGCCGCCCAGGCCAGCGGAGGCCTTGTCGATTCCTCCTCCAGCGGCAGCGGCGGTGTGGACTTCCCACAGCCGGGCTGGCACCTGATGGGAACCTGCCGGATGGGCAACACCCCAGAGGACTCCACGACCAACAGATTCAACCAGACCTGGGACGTGCCCAACCTCTTCATCGCCGACGGGAGCTCGCTGCCGACCAGCGCCGCGGTTAATCCGACCAGCACTCTGCAGGCCGTCGCGGTCCGTTGCGCAGAGTACATCAAAGCCAACCATGCCCAGATCCTCAGCCAGCGCACCACCCCGGTGAACCACATCGAGCTGGCAGGCTAA
- a CDS encoding gluconate 2-dehydrogenase subunit 3 family protein, with protein sequence MPAPLHLSLKPPMGGTPDFRFSERHTAVFNAFADALIPAGHGFPAPSDVEITRFVARYITPDDEASNWYPMLTAEEIRVRLDSLREDLLDADPGRTEKRLLAFETSEPAAFTVLRDLVYFGYYSHPMVVRALNEQLPAGRDYHQTPQPAGYMEGLEPWAPESLTKVQGTYLRTEDVVPLATQPTFHKEDSHP encoded by the coding sequence ATGCCAGCACCTCTCCACCTGAGCCTGAAGCCCCCAATGGGCGGAACCCCGGACTTCCGGTTCTCCGAACGGCACACCGCCGTATTCAACGCGTTCGCCGACGCCCTCATCCCCGCCGGACATGGTTTCCCCGCGCCCAGTGACGTGGAGATAACCCGCTTCGTTGCCCGCTACATCACCCCCGACGACGAGGCATCCAATTGGTATCCCATGCTTACGGCGGAGGAAATCCGCGTACGGCTCGATTCTCTTCGGGAAGACCTTCTGGACGCCGATCCCGGACGCACAGAAAAGCGACTTCTTGCCTTCGAGACATCGGAACCTGCGGCTTTCACCGTACTGCGGGACCTTGTCTACTTCGGCTACTACTCACATCCGATGGTGGTACGTGCTCTCAACGAGCAGCTCCCGGCAGGCCGTGATTACCACCAGACACCACAGCCCGCCGGCTATATGGAGGGACTGGAGCCATGGGCGCCGGAGTCCCTCACCAAAGTCCAGGGTACATACCTGCGCACCGAAGATGTTGTGCCGCTGGCCACGCAACCAACATTCCACAAGGAGGATTCCCACCCATGA
- a CDS encoding substrate-binding domain-containing protein, which yields MTLVTACGQGSALRAAPAGDAEGKAQLSSEVSKLLPPSDAPGFGPKYAAAVKGPVTGVDVSLPYTNVLPLPDGPIGDPNKTYTFCFSQALTGSTWAVGQQESVMIEAARHPNVKLLTYNTNNDPLKQVADLESCATQGADAYLVWPHSVAPLTPQIEKLTNSGAVVVGMERLVATDKYSTWIYLDNQKAAADMADAIGKKLGGKGTIVETDGALGSSPQILWRTLLAKSLKEKYPDIKVEYSAPTDYSRGSGYKVALDYLQSHEGKPIDGWFTQYSEIGFGVAQALNDYKRTDIPHFTVVDGKVAVQALTDGTFSAISPWTPVHADVAFRAAVYHLTGKEVPKQLVLEQPPVITQETAAKALELTWPG from the coding sequence TTGACCCTTGTCACAGCATGCGGCCAAGGGTCCGCGCTTCGGGCCGCACCCGCCGGCGATGCTGAAGGCAAAGCACAGCTTTCGTCAGAGGTTAGCAAATTGTTGCCGCCGTCGGACGCTCCTGGATTCGGCCCGAAATATGCCGCGGCCGTCAAGGGGCCTGTCACCGGAGTCGATGTTTCTCTACCCTATACAAACGTCCTGCCGCTGCCGGATGGCCCGATCGGAGATCCGAACAAGACCTACACCTTCTGCTTCTCCCAGGCCCTGACCGGGTCCACATGGGCAGTGGGCCAGCAGGAAAGCGTGATGATTGAGGCGGCCAGACACCCCAACGTCAAACTGCTGACATACAACACCAACAACGATCCACTCAAGCAGGTCGCTGACCTGGAGTCATGCGCTACCCAAGGCGCTGACGCCTACCTCGTCTGGCCGCATTCGGTGGCACCACTCACCCCGCAAATCGAAAAGCTGACCAATTCCGGCGCCGTGGTGGTCGGCATGGAGCGGCTCGTGGCCACCGACAAGTACAGTACCTGGATCTATCTGGACAATCAGAAGGCTGCCGCCGACATGGCCGATGCGATCGGCAAGAAGCTGGGGGGCAAGGGAACAATTGTCGAGACGGACGGAGCCCTAGGCTCCTCCCCACAAATTCTGTGGAGGACCCTGCTGGCGAAGAGCCTGAAGGAGAAATACCCGGATATCAAGGTGGAATACAGTGCCCCTACGGACTACAGCCGTGGCAGTGGCTACAAAGTGGCTCTGGACTACCTCCAGTCCCACGAGGGAAAACCGATCGACGGCTGGTTCACGCAGTACAGCGAGATCGGCTTCGGCGTCGCACAGGCACTCAACGACTACAAGCGTACCGACATCCCTCACTTCACCGTAGTGGACGGCAAAGTGGCAGTACAGGCACTCACGGATGGTACTTTCTCGGCCATCTCGCCCTGGACGCCCGTTCATGCCGATGTCGCGTTCCGTGCCGCAGTTTACCATCTGACGGGCAAAGAGGTTCCAAAGCAACTGGTCCTGGAGCAGCCGCCGGTCATCACTCAGGAGACGGCTGCTAAAGCGCTCGAACTGACATGGCCGGGCTGA
- a CDS encoding sigma-54-dependent Fis family transcriptional regulator, with amino-acid sequence MSLSTPSSELVRLRDTLLNTGRWPEQHMLRSDIANSWRRCIMNGIDPGQRRISPVEVVNADAIITRASRTVMKQRSELLRDTPVGLLVADRNATVVSHWFGQDRLAGVLRDSGSEEGNVLEESVAGTNGVGTALEEQKIVQIAGAEHFTDAFRDFSCVGVPLRHPITRRVLGVLNMTCRLEDANPLLLPFALETAHEIERQLYLGSSKNERLLLEQFLSMQRRNDRPLVALNDHLVITNPAAARILADVEQGMLWELAAKTVQTRTTNVERLTLPNGDELPLRFSAAEEGGTVVGAVVEVMPSMKNAVPRTLARPRTAEQPLRGLAGRSAAWRQVEESALRLRDSTLPMLVRGGPGTGKMALISAMFAEQKAAGNLVILDGRLQAIDGVSAWVQSVRDAFTTPDTVVVLNHLETLKPRAAQGISALIDAQGSRGGRIVGVVSDEPDVEKGVARLVERLSVSTLYLPPLRDRLEDLPELLTNLSNRHVLNGSHARWTDEAVQILSRLTWAGNIRELDNLVRLVVANRHGGGIKAEHLPEEIRRQASRRQLTLLERLEFDAIIAADERAKGNKTEAAAILGISRATLYRKIRTYGINMGTSAF; translated from the coding sequence ATGTCTCTGTCAACGCCGTCGTCCGAGCTCGTGCGGCTTCGAGATACCCTGCTCAATACGGGCCGCTGGCCCGAACAGCACATGCTTCGGAGCGATATAGCAAACTCCTGGCGCCGCTGCATCATGAACGGTATCGACCCTGGGCAGCGTCGGATCTCACCGGTAGAGGTGGTCAACGCTGATGCGATCATCACCAGAGCATCCCGAACGGTCATGAAACAACGCTCAGAGCTCCTCCGGGACACCCCGGTGGGTTTGTTGGTCGCCGACCGCAACGCCACCGTTGTTAGCCACTGGTTCGGCCAGGACCGGCTGGCCGGGGTACTGCGGGACTCCGGAAGCGAGGAAGGAAACGTCCTCGAAGAATCAGTGGCGGGCACCAATGGCGTGGGCACTGCCCTGGAAGAGCAGAAAATCGTCCAGATCGCAGGGGCTGAGCACTTCACCGATGCATTCAGAGACTTCTCGTGTGTGGGAGTACCGCTCCGCCATCCCATCACCCGGCGCGTCCTCGGTGTGCTCAATATGACGTGCCGGCTGGAGGATGCGAATCCTCTTCTGCTGCCCTTCGCCCTAGAGACCGCCCACGAAATTGAACGGCAGCTCTACCTCGGAAGTTCGAAGAACGAGCGTTTGTTACTTGAGCAGTTCCTGTCAATGCAGCGACGCAACGACCGTCCCCTTGTGGCCCTGAATGACCATCTTGTGATCACCAATCCCGCGGCTGCACGCATTCTGGCCGATGTGGAACAAGGCATGCTGTGGGAGCTGGCCGCCAAGACCGTTCAGACCCGGACAACGAATGTTGAGCGCCTGACCTTACCCAATGGGGACGAGCTGCCACTTCGCTTCTCCGCGGCCGAGGAGGGCGGGACGGTTGTTGGGGCGGTGGTGGAGGTCATGCCGAGTATGAAGAACGCCGTCCCGCGTACGTTGGCGCGGCCGCGGACGGCGGAGCAGCCGCTCAGGGGTCTGGCGGGGCGCAGCGCAGCCTGGCGCCAAGTGGAAGAATCCGCGCTCAGATTGCGCGACAGTACCTTGCCGATGCTGGTCAGGGGCGGTCCCGGAACGGGCAAAATGGCCTTGATCTCCGCCATGTTCGCGGAACAAAAAGCAGCCGGAAACCTCGTCATCCTTGATGGCCGGCTGCAGGCCATCGATGGAGTGTCCGCCTGGGTCCAGTCGGTCCGCGACGCGTTCACGACCCCCGATACCGTGGTCGTATTGAACCATCTTGAGACCCTCAAACCCCGCGCGGCGCAGGGCATTTCGGCGTTGATCGATGCCCAAGGCAGCCGCGGGGGCCGGATCGTCGGCGTCGTCTCGGATGAACCGGACGTCGAAAAGGGAGTGGCCCGGCTGGTCGAGCGGCTCTCCGTGTCGACCCTTTACCTGCCCCCGCTGCGGGATCGCCTTGAGGACCTGCCCGAACTGCTCACGAATTTGTCGAATCGGCACGTCCTGAACGGGTCACATGCGCGCTGGACCGATGAAGCGGTGCAGATCCTGAGCCGGCTGACCTGGGCGGGCAACATCCGGGAACTGGACAACCTGGTCCGGCTCGTAGTCGCCAACCGGCACGGCGGGGGAATCAAGGCAGAACACTTGCCGGAGGAAATCCGGCGGCAAGCATCCCGGCGGCAGCTGACTCTGCTCGAACGGCTCGAGTTCGATGCCATCATTGCGGCGGACGAGCGGGCGAAGGGCAACAAAACCGAGGCTGCCGCAATATTGGGTATATCGCGGGCAACGCTGTACCGGAAGATCCGGACGTATGGCATCAACATGGGCACCTCAGCTTTCTAG
- a CDS encoding iron-containing alcohol dehydrogenase family protein: MTTSDLLAGVPRDFLAPRQVLVGDGAVAGTGSALAGWSVPTGAVGVIADVTVAENGIAETLLQSLETAGYAPQLFALAAGEPTVTAAQQALDFLRAADTVAVVGIGGGSAMDVAKIAALAAAGDKSIRDLLGINPEAAPGLPLVLVPTTTGTGAEVTRISMLADDRGRKVICSHPLLVPLVTVLDPYLVVGLPPAVTAATGMDAMAHAVEAFLSRNRSPLSAQASLLAIRLLREWLPRAVQNGHDMDARRATLYGAHQAGLALNAGVVLGHSLAYTIANRKHLPHGVTCAIALPYCLAYNAGSELSGATELALTITQGRSEDLDDAAAELRQLAEDLGLPTSLAEIGIGAGEAQGMARECVELYPRPSNPRPFTLDALTDLVTAMATGKLPGAEVTQTVGSNDRGRVSA; encoded by the coding sequence ATGACGACGTCCGATTTGCTCGCTGGTGTCCCTCGGGATTTCCTCGCACCACGCCAGGTTTTGGTGGGCGACGGCGCTGTCGCCGGAACCGGTAGCGCACTGGCTGGCTGGTCCGTGCCGACGGGCGCCGTCGGTGTGATCGCCGACGTCACCGTCGCCGAGAACGGCATCGCCGAAACCCTCCTGCAAAGTCTCGAAACCGCGGGCTACGCACCGCAACTCTTCGCCCTCGCGGCCGGTGAACCCACCGTAACCGCGGCGCAGCAGGCCCTGGACTTTCTTCGGGCCGCCGACACTGTGGCGGTAGTGGGTATCGGCGGCGGCAGCGCCATGGACGTAGCCAAGATCGCCGCTCTCGCGGCGGCCGGGGACAAGTCGATTAGGGACCTCCTCGGCATCAATCCGGAGGCGGCGCCGGGGCTGCCCTTGGTCCTGGTTCCCACAACCACCGGCACGGGTGCCGAAGTGACGCGCATCTCGATGCTGGCCGACGACCGGGGACGAAAGGTGATCTGCAGCCACCCGCTGCTTGTTCCGCTAGTAACAGTCCTGGATCCCTATCTAGTGGTTGGACTGCCGCCGGCTGTCACAGCCGCGACCGGAATGGATGCGATGGCGCACGCGGTCGAGGCGTTCCTGTCACGGAACCGCAGCCCGTTATCAGCACAGGCCAGCCTGTTGGCCATCCGCCTGTTGCGGGAGTGGTTGCCGCGCGCAGTTCAAAACGGCCACGACATGGACGCCCGCCGCGCTACGCTCTACGGAGCTCATCAGGCGGGCCTCGCGCTCAACGCAGGGGTCGTGCTTGGGCATTCGCTGGCCTATACAATCGCCAACCGGAAGCATCTTCCGCATGGGGTCACTTGCGCCATTGCCCTTCCGTACTGCCTGGCGTACAACGCCGGCAGCGAGCTCTCCGGGGCCACGGAGCTGGCACTGACAATCACCCAGGGACGCTCCGAGGACTTGGACGACGCAGCCGCCGAGCTCCGGCAGCTTGCCGAGGACCTGGGGTTGCCGACCAGCCTCGCCGAAATCGGCATCGGGGCCGGTGAAGCTCAAGGGATGGCCAGGGAATGCGTGGAGCTTTACCCGCGCCCGTCCAATCCGCGGCCTTTCACCTTGGACGCACTGACCGACCTGGTGACCGCCATGGCGACGGGGAAGCTTCCCGGCGCCGAAGTCACACAGACAGTTGGATCAAACGACCGCGGAAGGGTTAGCGCATGA
- a CDS encoding aldehyde dehydrogenase, with the protein MSVSIEHLIQGTWSSGGDAGEVEDLNPADEADVIGTIGLVGGGTARSAVDAAAAAFPAWRRTPLVERGAVLARAADLLRDRTEVIAADITRENGKTIAEARIEVTKSADFLDFYSGVGRLTYGDLLDDVRPGTVVTARREPIGVIVAIAPWNDPMLTPARKLAPALVSGNTIVAKPSIQTPLALQHLARALQDAGLPAGVLNTLHAPNSVITSEVLADPRIAGVTVTGSTATGFALEKLLAGRSVRFQAEMGGKNPAVVLPDADLDLAARTIAGAAFAQAGQRCTATSRVLVHRQIRDEFLDRLVEAARAHRPGPGASPESTMGPLISRTHQRTVLEHIVRAQSEGAKVLIGGEAPTENGAGAGCFVTPAVVAEVTPEMSLWSDEVFGPVLAISTVDDLGGAIAAANDTAYGLAAAIFTSSLSAAHRFVDEVDAGQVSVNLPTSGWDVHHPFGGFKDSGSAFKEQGLDGLRFYTRTKTAAVGHGGPW; encoded by the coding sequence ATGAGCGTCAGCATTGAACATCTCATCCAAGGCACATGGTCCTCGGGCGGTGACGCCGGGGAAGTGGAAGATCTCAACCCGGCCGACGAAGCGGATGTGATCGGCACCATCGGGCTGGTCGGGGGTGGAACCGCCCGCAGTGCCGTCGATGCGGCGGCCGCCGCCTTCCCCGCGTGGCGCCGGACTCCGCTGGTGGAACGCGGTGCTGTCCTCGCACGGGCAGCTGACCTGCTGCGGGACCGCACCGAAGTCATTGCCGCGGACATTACCCGGGAGAACGGCAAGACCATCGCTGAGGCACGCATCGAGGTGACGAAGAGTGCGGACTTCCTCGATTTCTACTCGGGTGTCGGACGGCTCACGTACGGTGATCTGCTCGACGACGTCCGGCCCGGTACAGTCGTGACGGCGAGGCGCGAACCCATCGGCGTGATCGTCGCGATCGCGCCATGGAACGATCCGATGTTGACTCCGGCGCGCAAGCTGGCACCCGCGCTGGTCTCCGGAAACACTATCGTCGCCAAGCCCTCCATTCAGACACCCCTGGCACTACAGCACCTTGCCCGCGCGCTGCAGGATGCCGGCCTGCCAGCCGGCGTGCTTAATACACTGCACGCTCCGAACAGCGTAATTACTTCCGAAGTTCTGGCAGACCCGCGGATCGCCGGAGTGACCGTGACGGGTTCAACCGCAACCGGCTTTGCCCTGGAGAAGCTGTTAGCGGGCCGCAGCGTGCGTTTCCAGGCTGAGATGGGCGGCAAGAACCCGGCTGTCGTGCTGCCGGACGCTGATCTGGATCTTGCGGCGAGGACCATCGCCGGAGCTGCCTTTGCACAGGCCGGGCAGCGTTGTACCGCCACCAGCCGGGTACTGGTTCACCGGCAGATCAGGGACGAGTTTCTGGACCGGCTGGTAGAGGCCGCCCGGGCGCATCGTCCGGGGCCTGGAGCTTCGCCGGAGTCCACCATGGGGCCCCTCATCAGCCGTACTCACCAGAGGACCGTGCTCGAGCACATCGTCCGTGCTCAGTCCGAGGGGGCCAAAGTGCTTATCGGAGGAGAGGCACCGACCGAAAACGGCGCCGGCGCCGGCTGTTTCGTCACCCCTGCGGTGGTCGCGGAAGTGACACCGGAGATGTCGCTATGGAGTGACGAAGTCTTTGGTCCCGTGCTGGCCATCAGCACAGTTGACGATCTGGGCGGAGCCATCGCGGCGGCCAACGACACCGCCTACGGTTTGGCCGCGGCCATCTTCACGAGTTCGTTGTCCGCCGCCCACCGCTTCGTCGACGAGGTGGATGCCGGCCAGGTATCGGTAAACCTGCCGACGTCGGGCTGGGACGTACACCACCCCTTCGGAGGATTCAAGGATTCCGGGTCGGCGTTCAAGGAGCAGGGCCTGGACGGGCTACGGTTCTACACACGGACCAAGACAGCGGCCGTGGGACATGGGGGCCCCTGGTGA
- the lhgO gene encoding L-2-hydroxyglutarate oxidase, with amino-acid sequence MGAGIVGLAVARQLLIDRPGEEVTVVDKESAVAVHQTGHNSGVIHAGIYYTPGSLKAELCRRGRDLLTDFCIEHKVPISAVGKLVVALNPDDQRRLAEIHRRAQANGVNEAVMMDGPGLREIEPHVAGIAALHSPATSIVDFAQVSRALAADITARGGTIRLGSEVTGFRQDSEGVVAETSTGDLRATTSIVCGGLQSARLAEMVGADSDPRIVPFRGEYYQLSEAAASKVRGLVYPVPDPRYPFLGIHLTRRIGGTVDIGPNAVLALALQGYRRRDISGRDLKSILGWPGFWAMARQNWKMGAAEITGSLSKHYFASQARRYLPDLSASDLHPWPSGVRAQAIRRNGELVDDFWITHEQRITIVRNAPSPAATSALAIAEHICAEVFRQGNNR; translated from the coding sequence GTGGGCGCCGGCATTGTTGGACTGGCAGTAGCCAGGCAGCTTCTAATAGACCGGCCCGGGGAGGAAGTTACCGTGGTGGACAAGGAGTCCGCCGTGGCCGTTCACCAGACCGGGCACAACAGCGGCGTGATCCACGCCGGTATCTACTACACCCCGGGATCTTTGAAAGCGGAGCTGTGCCGCCGGGGCCGGGACCTGCTCACTGATTTCTGCATTGAGCACAAGGTCCCGATTTCAGCGGTCGGCAAGCTCGTGGTCGCGCTGAATCCCGACGATCAACGACGGTTGGCCGAAATTCATCGCCGGGCACAGGCCAACGGCGTGAACGAAGCGGTGATGATGGACGGGCCGGGCCTTCGAGAGATAGAACCTCATGTGGCCGGTATCGCCGCTCTCCATTCTCCGGCCACTTCCATTGTTGACTTCGCTCAGGTCTCGCGGGCACTGGCGGCTGACATCACCGCACGGGGTGGAACCATACGGCTCGGCTCGGAGGTCACCGGTTTTCGGCAGGACAGCGAAGGCGTGGTGGCGGAAACCTCGACCGGAGACCTCCGGGCCACGACCAGCATCGTCTGCGGAGGTCTGCAGTCAGCGCGGCTGGCCGAGATGGTCGGCGCCGATTCTGATCCCCGGATTGTCCCTTTCCGCGGCGAGTACTACCAGCTCTCCGAGGCAGCGGCGTCGAAGGTTCGGGGTCTGGTTTACCCGGTGCCCGATCCGCGCTACCCGTTTCTCGGAATCCATCTCACCCGCCGAATCGGCGGAACAGTGGATATCGGACCGAATGCCGTGCTGGCCCTCGCTCTTCAAGGGTACCGACGGCGCGACATCTCCGGACGCGACCTGAAATCCATACTCGGCTGGCCCGGTTTCTGGGCCATGGCCCGCCAAAACTGGAAAATGGGCGCCGCCGAGATAACCGGGTCACTGAGCAAGCATTACTTTGCGTCCCAAGCCCGGCGCTACCTCCCGGACCTCTCGGCGTCAGACCTGCACCCGTGGCCCTCGGGAGTACGCGCACAGGCCATCCGAAGAAACGGGGAACTCGTGGATGATTTCTGGATCACCCATGAACAGAGAATCACAATTGTCCGTAACGCCCCATCACCTGCGGCGACATCCGCTCTTGCAATAGCCGAGCACATCTGTGCCGAGGTCTTCCGGCAAGGCAATAACCGATGA